Proteins from a genomic interval of Enterococcus faecium:
- a CDS encoding diacylglycerol kinase — MYWLILFFVFIFLLTASHLILNMLATYHIQINRWIWALASFLIVILPKIIVPHMNVLFSWGTYVLCGIFAINFMIEQHRWFVTSKL; from the coding sequence ATGTATTGGCTGATTTTATTTTTTGTTTTTATCTTTTTATTAACGGCTAGTCACCTTATATTGAATATGCTAGCTACATATCATATTCAAATCAATCGATGGATTTGGGCACTGGCATCATTTTTGATCGTGATTCTTCCAAAGATCATTGTACCGCATATGAATGTTTTGTTTTCATGGGGGACATATGTACTTTGTGGAATTTTTGCTATCAATTTTATGATCGAGCAGCATAGATGGTTTGTCACATCGAAGCTTTAA
- a CDS encoding PTS sugar transporter subunit IIC → MEKLMKWVEEKLVPPMAKIGTQRHLLAIRNGVVSTLSLILIGTFFMVFINLPFPGWNEFIAPYSATIVLPFRMTMGLMAIYATFVMGSDLAKSYGLDSVTGGILSLGTFFMLQVPVNVLNPEEAPLGWVLPMSSLGASGMFAGILSMIFAVEVYRFFKNRNITIKMPEQVPPAVARSFEALIPGAVILTITWLIRSVAGFDVNAALLSLFEPLTNILGNNLLGVLLPMFLIHLLWSFGIHGMSIVGAVVRPMWLIMLDENAKALADGTAATQLPYIAPEQFYQWTVTIGGAGATIVVSVLFIFFCKSKFLKEVGRFSIIPGIFNINEPMIFGAPMMLNPYMFIPFNLVPLVLTIISYFAVKLEMVNRFTVLPTWTLPAPIGGYLSAGNDWRVVILIMINTLIAFIIYYPFVKAYDKKMLSDEQSRGENEVQTV, encoded by the coding sequence GTGGAAAAGCTGATGAAATGGGTCGAAGAGAAACTTGTCCCACCAATGGCAAAAATTGGTACACAGCGTCATTTATTAGCAATTCGTAATGGGGTTGTTTCAACATTGTCATTGATTTTGATTGGGACATTTTTTATGGTCTTTATCAATTTACCGTTTCCTGGATGGAATGAATTTATTGCCCCTTATTCGGCAACGATTGTTTTACCCTTTAGGATGACGATGGGATTGATGGCTATTTATGCAACTTTTGTTATGGGTTCGGATCTAGCTAAATCATATGGATTAGATAGTGTGACAGGTGGTATATTATCTTTAGGAACGTTCTTTATGTTACAAGTTCCTGTAAACGTTTTAAATCCTGAAGAGGCACCTCTTGGCTGGGTCTTACCTATGAGTTCTTTGGGAGCATCTGGGATGTTTGCGGGGATCTTATCTATGATTTTTGCAGTGGAAGTATATCGTTTCTTTAAAAATCGAAATATTACTATCAAAATGCCAGAACAAGTGCCACCTGCTGTTGCCCGTAGTTTTGAGGCATTGATTCCAGGTGCAGTCATTTTAACAATTACTTGGCTGATTCGAAGCGTCGCGGGCTTTGATGTAAACGCTGCCTTATTATCGTTATTCGAGCCTTTAACCAATATTTTAGGGAATAATTTGCTTGGTGTTTTACTACCAATGTTTTTGATCCATTTGTTGTGGTCATTTGGTATCCATGGCATGAGTATTGTAGGGGCTGTTGTTCGTCCAATGTGGCTGATCATGTTGGATGAGAATGCAAAGGCATTGGCAGATGGTACAGCTGCCACCCAATTACCCTATATCGCTCCTGAACAGTTTTATCAATGGACGGTAACAATTGGTGGTGCAGGAGCAACGATCGTGGTATCTGTTTTGTTTATATTCTTCTGTAAATCAAAATTCTTGAAAGAGGTTGGTCGTTTTTCTATTATTCCTGGTATCTTCAATATCAATGAGCCCATGATTTTTGGAGCTCCTATGATGTTGAATCCTTACATGTTCATCCCGTTCAACTTAGTTCCTTTAGTTTTGACTATTATCAGTTATTTTGCAGTCAAATTAGAAATGGTCAATAGATTTACTGTTTTGCCAACATGGACATTACCAGCTCCAATCGGCGGTTATCTTTCAGCAGGAAATGACTGGCGTGTTGTTATCTTGATCATGATCAACACATTGATAGCATTTATTATCTATTATCCATTTGTAAAAGCTTATGATAAAAAGATGCTGTCAGATGAACAAAGTCGTGGAGAAAACGAAGTCCAGACTGTCTAA
- a CDS encoding PTS glucose transporter subunit IIA — protein MHFFKTRNILKAVASGQIIPLTAVKDEVFSSKMIGVGYAITNHDGYIHAPVKGIIDNIFPTRHAITIESESGRKILIHMGLDTVELEGSPFQIRVESNQEVKEGTLLAIIDLKKLEQAQKDTVIIVVSPGIFEGNLLKQNQEVKIKDSCFEF, from the coding sequence GTGCATTTCTTTAAAACAAGAAACATTCTAAAAGCTGTAGCTAGTGGTCAAATTATTCCATTAACAGCAGTAAAAGACGAGGTCTTTTCTTCAAAAATGATAGGAGTTGGATACGCTATAACGAATCATGATGGATATATCCATGCGCCAGTTAAAGGAATAATCGATAATATATTTCCTACCCGACATGCCATAACGATCGAAAGTGAATCTGGCAGAAAAATACTGATCCATATGGGTTTAGATACAGTTGAACTCGAAGGAAGTCCGTTTCAGATACGGGTTGAAAGTAACCAGGAGGTAAAAGAAGGGACACTGTTAGCTATTATAGATTTGAAGAAGTTGGAGCAAGCACAAAAAGATACGGTGATCATTGTAGTTTCTCCAGGCATTTTTGAAGGAAATTTATTAAAACAAAACCAAGAAGTAAAGATTAAAGATAGTTGTTTTGAATTTTAG
- a CDS encoding putative maltose-6'-phosphate glucosidase, which yields MMMKKQIITIAGGGSTYTPGIVQAILNNEKRLPLSEIRLYDIDEERNMDMYLIVKFMLKRKGFSNIRIRATDDPKLAFTGCDFVFSQIRVGGLEMREKDEKIPLKHGLVGQETCGLGGFAYGMRSIKGLLEIVDHIQDYAPKAWILNYTNPESIVSEAVRRKYPNVKMINACDMTISIEETIAVNYGYDRKNWIVTYYGLNHFGWYTSIYDKELQREIMPEIIEKLITKEMQVADFNIGDKTWQKTFQMMSVITKNFPSNIPNNYLEYYLYPDMVVEHTDKEYTRANMVMDGREKNTKEMADKIRRGIVEEVLNFNFGEHGQYIVDIAISLLNDDRRRFMLIVPNQGAIPNLRSDAVVEIPAYVGATGVEPITLRKPISDFHKGLMEAQVAAEKLLVDAYFEGSYQKALQAFTLNQTVPNARVAKKILDEMIKVNKKYWPALK from the coding sequence ATGATGATGAAAAAACAGATTATCACTATAGCTGGAGGCGGGAGTACGTATACACCAGGAATCGTTCAAGCCATTTTGAACAATGAAAAACGGTTGCCATTATCTGAAATACGTTTATATGATATTGATGAAGAAAGAAATATGGATATGTACTTGATTGTTAAATTTATGCTGAAAAGAAAAGGTTTTTCAAATATTCGCATTCGTGCAACGGATGATCCAAAGCTTGCTTTTACAGGATGCGATTTTGTTTTCTCACAAATTCGTGTTGGAGGATTGGAGATGCGAGAAAAGGACGAAAAGATTCCACTTAAACATGGATTAGTAGGACAAGAAACGTGTGGACTCGGAGGATTTGCTTATGGGATGCGCTCAATCAAAGGTTTATTGGAAATTGTCGATCATATACAAGACTATGCCCCCAAAGCATGGATTTTGAATTATACAAATCCAGAGTCGATCGTTTCTGAAGCTGTTCGTCGTAAATATCCGAATGTAAAAATGATTAATGCCTGTGATATGACTATTTCAATTGAAGAAACGATTGCAGTGAATTACGGTTATGATCGTAAGAATTGGATCGTTACGTATTATGGTTTAAACCACTTTGGCTGGTATACATCGATTTATGATAAAGAATTGCAACGAGAAATTATGCCAGAGATTATTGAAAAACTAATAACAAAAGAAATGCAAGTCGCCGATTTTAATATAGGAGACAAAACTTGGCAAAAAACCTTTCAAATGATGTCAGTCATCACGAAAAATTTTCCAAGTAATATCCCGAATAATTACTTAGAGTATTACTTATATCCTGATATGGTCGTTGAGCATACTGACAAAGAGTATACACGTGCTAATATGGTCATGGATGGACGAGAGAAAAATACCAAAGAAATGGCTGATAAAATACGCCGCGGTATTGTGGAAGAAGTATTGAACTTTAATTTTGGGGAGCATGGACAATATATCGTCGATATAGCTATTTCCTTGTTGAATGATGATCGTCGTCGCTTTATGCTAATCGTTCCTAATCAAGGGGCGATTCCGAATCTACGGTCAGATGCAGTTGTTGAAATACCGGCATATGTTGGTGCAACTGGTGTGGAGCCAATTACACTAAGAAAACCAATCAGTGATTTTCATAAAGGATTGATGGAGGCACAAGTTGCAGCAGAGAAGTTACTAGTAGATGCTTACTTTGAAGGTTCTTATCAAAAAGCTTTACAAGCATTTACATTGAATCAAACCGTACCAAATGCCAGAGTCGCAAAAAAAATACTAGATGAAATGATCAAAGTAAACAAAAAATATTGGCCAGCATTAAAGTAG
- a CDS encoding PTS transporter subunit EIIC has product MRIFNRGGIKMNVKSNVQKLGRAMLLPVAAMPLAGLIMRLSADDMLNMPVIGAAGNAVFGNLDILFAIGVAIGFVKNKDKGIPALTGFLAIATLKKGLEIMDPEVNMGIFGGIISGLVAAWTYNRFKEQKLPVVFSYFAGEKFPLTMVMILQTIAAVFLGFIWPLIQIGIDNFAKLLVDMGALGVGIFMFLNRLLIPFGLHHVLNTYIYYDLGSYTSPSKEVFRGEMTRFINGDPQAGLFLSGFFVVMMFGIPAICLAIYKAAYKENKEMVKGIMGSGAGTSFIANITEPVEFSFMFLSPMLYVIHALFAGLAGIVCYLFNIRIGFTFGACIVDYLINFRIATNAILILPIGIFFFALYYVTFYYLINKRNIQTLGREAKAEFGNEVTLEETELGLASKNYEYMATKMLQAFGGKANILDVYSCNTRLRVEVVDPTMVEEQRIKQLGISGIIKPTEKNYQIIIGLEVTYVMAEFNKLLEE; this is encoded by the coding sequence ATGAGGATATTTAATAGAGGAGGAATAAAAATGAATGTTAAATCAAATGTGCAGAAGCTTGGAAGAGCGATGCTACTTCCAGTTGCAGCGATGCCATTAGCGGGATTGATCATGCGTTTATCAGCTGATGATATGCTGAACATGCCAGTAATTGGTGCAGCTGGAAATGCCGTTTTTGGAAACTTGGATATCTTATTTGCTATAGGAGTTGCAATCGGTTTTGTCAAAAATAAGGACAAAGGAATACCTGCACTTACTGGTTTTTTAGCGATTGCTACCTTGAAAAAAGGCTTAGAAATCATGGACCCAGAAGTGAATATGGGGATTTTTGGTGGAATTATTTCCGGTTTAGTAGCGGCATGGACGTATAATCGCTTTAAAGAACAAAAATTACCAGTAGTTTTTTCTTATTTTGCGGGCGAAAAATTCCCATTGACTATGGTGATGATTCTACAAACAATCGCAGCTGTTTTTTTGGGCTTTATCTGGCCGCTCATCCAAATTGGGATTGATAATTTTGCAAAACTGCTCGTTGATATGGGGGCATTAGGTGTGGGGATATTTATGTTTTTGAATCGTTTGCTGATCCCCTTTGGACTGCACCATGTGTTGAATACGTATATTTATTACGATTTAGGAAGCTATACATCTCCTAGCAAGGAAGTTTTCAGAGGAGAGATGACACGCTTTATCAACGGAGATCCTCAGGCTGGACTGTTTTTATCAGGTTTTTTTGTAGTAATGATGTTTGGTATACCAGCTATATGTCTAGCTATCTATAAAGCAGCTTATAAAGAAAATAAAGAGATGGTCAAAGGAATCATGGGAAGCGGTGCAGGAACTTCATTTATTGCAAATATCACTGAGCCTGTTGAATTTAGTTTCATGTTTCTTTCTCCTATGTTGTACGTGATCCATGCACTTTTTGCCGGTTTAGCAGGGATTGTCTGTTACTTATTCAATATACGAATTGGTTTTACATTCGGAGCATGTATTGTTGATTATCTCATCAATTTTCGAATCGCTACCAATGCTATTTTGATTCTTCCAATCGGAATTTTCTTTTTTGCCTTGTATTACGTTACTTTTTATTATTTGATCAATAAGAGAAACATTCAGACATTAGGACGTGAAGCTAAGGCAGAGTTTGGCAATGAAGTAACCTTAGAAGAAACAGAGTTAGGGTTAGCAAGTAAAAATTATGAATATATGGCAACAAAAATGCTACAAGCGTTTGGAGGAAAAGCCAATATCCTGGATGTCTATAGTTGTAATACACGCCTACGGGTAGAGGTAGTGGATCCCACCATGGTCGAGGAACAGCGAATCAAGCAATTAGGGATAAGCGGGATCATTAAACCAACTGAAAAAAATTATCAAATTATCATCGGCTTAGAAGTGACTTATGTTATGGCAGAATTCAATAAATTATTAGAAGAATAG
- a CDS encoding carbohydrate deacetylase, with the protein MGKVIFNSDDFGYSHGVNYGIMDAYQRGILTSTTLMANMPGFEHAVKLRKEMPRLGVGVHLTLTCGKPLLKTVDTLIESGEFRSLSYYQHPFNIDKDQLYQEWNAQIQKIYHAGIIPTHLDSHHHTHTLDENQEVVVTLAKKYDLPVRSNFERKDEVRHVDYFEPCFDVVGETDEKKRQINTSVEEYLASLLMILREDKTIEVMCHAAYLDQELLNGSSFVYPRTHQVEFLIHSAFAQKVKNDPLIELVTYEDI; encoded by the coding sequence ATGGGAAAAGTGATTTTTAATTCGGATGATTTTGGCTATAGCCATGGTGTGAATTATGGGATTATGGATGCTTATCAGCGAGGAATTTTGACATCAACTACATTGATGGCAAATATGCCGGGTTTCGAGCATGCTGTGAAACTAAGAAAGGAAATGCCTAGGCTAGGTGTAGGAGTCCATTTAACATTGACGTGTGGCAAACCACTCCTCAAAACTGTCGATACTCTTATCGAAAGCGGAGAGTTCAGATCCTTATCTTATTATCAGCATCCATTTAACATTGACAAAGATCAACTGTATCAGGAATGGAATGCTCAGATTCAAAAAATTTATCATGCGGGGATCATACCAACTCATTTAGACAGTCATCATCATACTCATACTTTGGATGAAAATCAGGAGGTAGTTGTTACATTAGCAAAAAAATATGATTTGCCGGTTCGGAGCAACTTTGAACGAAAAGATGAAGTTCGTCATGTCGATTATTTTGAGCCTTGTTTCGATGTCGTAGGAGAAACTGATGAAAAAAAACGACAAATCAATACGAGTGTGGAAGAATATTTGGCAAGTTTACTCATGATATTGAGAGAAGATAAAACGATCGAAGTCATGTGTCACGCAGCGTATTTGGATCAGGAATTGTTAAATGGTTCAAGTTTTGTGTATCCTCGTACCCACCAAGTCGAATTTTTAATTCATTCAGCATTTGCTCAAAAAGTGAAAAATGATCCTTTGATTGAGTTAGTAACATATGAGGATATTTAA
- a CDS encoding PRD domain-containing protein: MKESASCFVLSYRGGELTVYVMKKLNHNAVLIDDDGIEKIAMGKGIGFSAKVSKPFDVEDADKLFVLDSKEKIKRFSEIVSQIPIEFMDFAEEVIELITARISSPLDSNIYITLTDHIYFAIQRKREDRDVTAIMLPEMRFLYPNEYDIAVEVVERINHRYQTELGSNEVGFITMHIINAELGEPNSLKSLKIVEMTTTILSHLEKSYSNVYDKESLTYHRLMVHIKFLVKRLIYQEETPVENIGFFTETFKHSKAYCTALKIKDIIEQQFQLAIQENEIIYLAIHLARIY, encoded by the coding sequence ATGAAGGAGTCTGCAAGTTGTTTTGTTTTATCATATAGAGGAGGTGAATTAACGGTGTATGTGATGAAAAAGCTGAATCATAATGCTGTATTGATCGATGACGATGGAATAGAAAAAATTGCGATGGGGAAAGGGATTGGCTTTTCTGCTAAAGTGAGTAAGCCATTTGATGTTGAGGATGCTGACAAATTATTTGTATTAGATTCTAAAGAAAAGATCAAACGATTCAGTGAGATAGTCTCGCAGATTCCAATCGAATTTATGGATTTTGCGGAAGAAGTGATTGAACTGATAACAGCTAGGATCTCCTCTCCATTAGATTCAAATATCTATATTACATTGACAGATCATATTTATTTTGCTATTCAACGAAAAAGAGAAGATAGAGATGTCACAGCAATTATGTTGCCAGAAATGAGATTCCTTTATCCAAATGAATATGATATAGCAGTAGAAGTGGTCGAGCGAATCAATCATCGATATCAAACCGAGTTAGGGTCAAATGAAGTAGGATTCATCACTATGCATATCATTAATGCTGAGCTAGGAGAGCCTAATAGTTTAAAGAGCTTAAAAATAGTAGAAATGACGACCACGATTTTGTCCCATCTAGAAAAATCCTATTCAAACGTTTATGATAAAGAATCACTGACTTATCATCGCTTAATGGTTCATATCAAATTCCTGGTTAAACGCTTGATTTATCAGGAAGAAACGCCAGTAGAAAATATTGGTTTTTTTACTGAAACATTTAAACATAGCAAAGCGTATTGTACAGCACTAAAGATTAAAGATATCATCGAACAGCAATTTCAACTTGCCATTCAAGAAAATGAAATCATCTATTTGGCAATTCATCTAGCAAGAATCTATTAA
- a CDS encoding HAMP domain-containing sensor histidine kinase, which translates to MIKPKKSEKRELKGPSLTIKWAFASSFFIFVVFTIFAVITYKSSINLIVAKERNNVERTISEVASRLANSDEELTLVNTYRNLTKATNDGDEVVDHTSLVEGNLMKIDSFIAELGQPSMDLYVYDLDENLIFKTHENSRNLIQTTRKVPTIVTLEGKTGFLSIQPIYSKGTREKIGYAQSFYELSSFYDIRNKLLLTLIVLEVVSLILSSILGFFLSSYFLKPLKVLRDTMDTIRKDPQSDIYMPEIDTNDELADLVEIFNEMLDRMRLYIEQQEQFVEDVSHELRTPVAIIEGHLSLLNRWGKDDPEILEESLSASMQEISRMKSLVQEMLDLSRAEQVDVHYANETTKGKEVTYQVYNNFKILYPDYVITLDDDLTKEVTLQIYRNHFEQLIIIILDNAVKYSTTRKEVHISISSTLNEFEIAIQDFGEGIPKEDLNKIFNRFYRVDKARARTKGGNGLGLSIAKQLVENYKGRILAESVVGQGTIFRIFIPIAKAEDK; encoded by the coding sequence GTGATAAAGCCGAAAAAATCGGAAAAAAGAGAACTGAAAGGGCCCTCCTTGACAATCAAGTGGGCCTTTGCGAGTTCTTTCTTCATATTCGTTGTGTTTACAATTTTCGCTGTCATTACCTATAAATCATCTATCAATCTGATTGTGGCAAAAGAAAGAAACAATGTAGAGCGTACGATTTCAGAAGTAGCTTCTCGTTTGGCTAACTCGGATGAAGAACTGACATTAGTAAATACGTATCGTAATCTGACGAAAGCGACAAATGACGGAGATGAGGTCGTAGATCATACTTCACTGGTCGAAGGAAACTTAATGAAGATCGATTCCTTTATAGCTGAGCTAGGGCAGCCATCAATGGATCTTTATGTTTATGATTTGGACGAGAACTTGATTTTTAAAACCCATGAAAACAGTCGAAACCTGATTCAGACTACACGTAAAGTTCCAACGATCGTTACACTAGAAGGAAAAACTGGCTTTTTATCTATCCAGCCTATATATTCTAAAGGTACAAGAGAAAAGATCGGCTATGCGCAAAGCTTCTATGAATTATCTTCTTTCTATGATATTCGAAATAAGCTATTATTGACTCTTATTGTTTTAGAAGTTGTTTCTTTGATCTTAAGTAGTATTTTAGGTTTCTTTTTATCTTCTTATTTCTTAAAACCACTCAAGGTACTCAGAGATACAATGGATACTATACGTAAAGATCCGCAATCAGATATCTACATGCCTGAAATCGACACAAATGATGAATTGGCAGATTTAGTTGAAATATTCAATGAGATGCTTGACCGTATGCGTTTGTATATTGAACAACAAGAGCAATTCGTGGAAGACGTATCTCATGAGTTAAGGACACCTGTTGCAATTATTGAAGGGCATCTTAGTCTGCTAAATCGTTGGGGGAAAGATGATCCTGAGATATTAGAAGAATCATTAAGCGCCAGCATGCAAGAAATCAGCCGTATGAAAAGCTTAGTTCAAGAGATGCTAGACTTATCAAGAGCAGAACAAGTAGATGTTCATTATGCGAATGAAACAACTAAAGGAAAAGAAGTCACCTATCAAGTTTATAATAATTTCAAGATATTATATCCAGACTATGTGATCACTTTAGATGATGATTTGACAAAAGAAGTGACCCTGCAAATTTATCGTAATCACTTTGAACAATTAATCATTATCATATTGGATAACGCAGTAAAGTATTCAACTACACGAAAAGAAGTCCATATCTCTATTTCTTCCACTCTGAATGAATTTGAGATCGCGATTCAGGACTTTGGCGAAGGAATACCCAAAGAAGACCTTAATAAGATCTTCAATCGTTTTTATCGAGTGGATAAAGCAAGAGCTAGAACGAAGGGTGGAAATGGTCTGGGGTTGTCTATCGCTAAACAACTGGTTGAAAACTATAAAGGACGTATCTTAGCAGAAAGTGTAGTAGGGCAAGGGACAATTTTTAGAATCTTTATTCCTATCGCAAAGGCAGAAGACAAGTAA
- a CDS encoding response regulator transcription factor, whose product MSNILIIEDEKNLARFVELELKHEGYNAEVHYNGRTGLDAALNNEWDAILLDLMLPELNGLEVCRRVRQVKNTPIIMMTARDSVIDRVSGLDHGADDYIVKPFAIEELLARLRALLRRIDIEGDKNVAKQTTITYRDLTIEKENRVVRRGNEVIELTKREYELLLTLMENVNVVLARDVLLNKVWGYETEVETNVVDVYIRYLRNKIDVPGEESYIQTVRGTGYVMRS is encoded by the coding sequence ATGAGCAATATTCTAATCATTGAAGATGAAAAGAACTTGGCACGATTTGTCGAGCTAGAGTTGAAGCATGAAGGGTATAACGCAGAAGTCCACTACAACGGCCGAACTGGTTTAGATGCGGCATTAAATAATGAGTGGGATGCCATATTGTTGGATCTGATGCTCCCAGAATTGAACGGTTTAGAAGTCTGCAGACGTGTACGCCAAGTCAAAAATACACCAATCATTATGATGACTGCAAGAGATTCTGTGATCGATCGTGTATCTGGACTTGACCACGGAGCAGATGACTACATCGTCAAACCATTTGCTATCGAAGAATTATTAGCACGTCTTCGTGCATTGTTGCGTCGAATCGATATTGAAGGCGATAAAAATGTGGCTAAACAAACTACTATTACTTATCGCGATTTGACTATCGAAAAAGAAAACCGTGTCGTACGTCGCGGAAATGAAGTAATTGAACTAACAAAAAGAGAATACGAGTTGCTGCTTACTTTAATGGAAAACGTGAACGTGGTATTAGCACGTGACGTTTTACTAAATAAAGTGTGGGGATACGAAACAGAAGTTGAAACAAACGTAGTGGACGTATATATTCGTTATCTTCGCAACAAAATTGACGTTCCCGGGGAGGAAAGCTATATCCAAACTGTACGCGGAACAGGTTATGTGATGCGCTCGTGA
- the gndA gene encoding NADP-dependent phosphogluconate dehydrogenase: MSKQQIGVVGMAVMGKNLALNIESRGYSVALFNRTGAKTTAVVEEHPDKNFKATYTIEEFVESIEKPRRILLMVKAGPATDATIQELLPHLDKGDILIDGGNTFFKDTMRRNEELANSGINFIGTGVSGGEEGALKGPSIMPGGQKEAYALVAPILEQISAKAEDGAPCVTYIGPNGAGHYVKMVHNGIEYGDMQLIAESYDLMKNILNLSVEEMADIFKEWNQGELDSYLIEITADILTRKDDEGTGKPVVDVILDAAGNKGTGKWTSQSALDLGVPLPLITESVFARYISAYKEERVQASKILSRTNDFEFTGDKKELVEKIREALYFSKIMSYAQGFAQLRVASKEFDWDLPFGEIAKIWRAGCIIRARFLQKITDAYDKNPEIENLLLDDYFVEITKKYQQSVRDVVALAVQAGVPVPTFSSAIAYFDSYRAERLPANIIQAQRDYFGAHTYERVDKEGIFHYSWYHEE; the protein is encoded by the coding sequence ATGTCAAAACAACAAATCGGCGTTGTCGGTATGGCCGTTATGGGTAAAAATCTAGCCTTGAACATAGAAAGCCGCGGCTATTCAGTGGCTTTATTCAATCGTACAGGGGCTAAAACAACCGCTGTAGTAGAAGAACACCCAGATAAAAATTTCAAAGCAACATATACAATCGAAGAATTTGTAGAATCTATCGAGAAACCACGTCGGATCTTGCTAATGGTCAAAGCAGGACCGGCAACAGATGCAACAATCCAAGAGTTACTTCCTCACCTTGATAAAGGCGATATTTTGATTGACGGAGGAAATACATTCTTTAAAGATACGATGCGTCGTAATGAAGAGTTAGCCAACTCTGGCATCAACTTTATCGGTACAGGCGTTTCCGGTGGTGAAGAAGGAGCTTTAAAAGGACCTTCAATCATGCCTGGTGGACAAAAAGAAGCCTATGCGCTAGTTGCACCAATCTTAGAGCAAATTTCTGCAAAAGCAGAAGACGGAGCACCATGTGTCACATATATTGGCCCAAATGGAGCCGGACATTATGTGAAAATGGTACACAACGGTATTGAGTATGGAGATATGCAACTGATTGCTGAATCTTATGACTTAATGAAGAATATTTTAAACCTTTCAGTAGAAGAAATGGCTGATATCTTTAAAGAATGGAATCAAGGCGAATTAGACAGCTATTTGATAGAAATCACTGCTGACATTCTGACACGTAAAGACGATGAAGGAACAGGTAAACCAGTAGTAGATGTGATCCTTGATGCAGCTGGGAATAAAGGAACAGGTAAATGGACAAGCCAAAGCGCGCTTGACTTAGGTGTGCCACTTCCATTGATCACTGAATCTGTATTTGCCCGCTATATTTCTGCTTATAAAGAAGAACGCGTACAAGCAAGCAAGATTTTGTCTCGTACGAACGATTTTGAGTTCACGGGAGACAAAAAAGAATTGGTCGAAAAAATCCGAGAAGCGTTGTATTTCAGTAAAATCATGAGTTATGCCCAAGGATTTGCTCAATTACGTGTCGCTTCAAAAGAATTTGATTGGGACTTGCCATTTGGTGAAATCGCAAAAATCTGGCGCGCTGGATGTATCATCCGAGCTCGATTCTTGCAAAAAATTACGGATGCCTATGACAAAAATCCTGAGATCGAAAATTTATTGCTAGATGATTACTTCGTTGAAATCACGAAAAAATATCAGCAATCAGTCAGAGACGTCGTTGCCTTGGCTGTCCAAGCTGGCGTACCTGTACCGACTTTCTCATCAGCCATCGCTTACTTCGATTCATACAGAGCAGAACGTCTGCCTGCAAATATAATCCAAGCCCAACGCGATTACTTTGGCGCACATACCTATGAGCGTGTCGACAAAGAAGGAATCTTCCATTACTCATGGTACCATGAAGAATAA
- the rpmF gene encoding 50S ribosomal protein L32, whose protein sequence is MAVPARRTSKAKKAKRRTHYKLTIKGLNECPNCGEMKKSHHVCANCGYYDGKDVMSKEA, encoded by the coding sequence ATGGCAGTACCAGCTAGAAGAACATCAAAAGCTAAAAAAGCAAAACGTCGTACACACTACAAATTGACAATCAAAGGGTTAAACGAATGTCCAAACTGTGGTGAAATGAAAAAAAGCCATCACGTATGTGCAAATTGTGGTTACTATGATGGTAAGGACGTAATGTCAAAAGAAGCTTAA